The Erinaceus europaeus chromosome 17, mEriEur2.1, whole genome shotgun sequence nucleotide sequence GTGGCAGCCACACCAGCAGAACAAGTGGGCCAGCCTGTACGATGCCAACTACAAGGAGCTGTGAGTATGGACTACCCCCTTTTGCCCTCCACTCTTCTCCCCCCaatttccccttccccccaacactAAGAACAGGGTCCAGGGGTGCACACTGGGGACAGGAATGCCCTCTCACCTTTCCACAAGAGCAGACAGGCTCAGGCAGATAGAGGACTAGCATCTGGGAGGGCTGGTGCCCCAAGCTAGCTTCAGGGCTGGTGGGATAGCTGCTCAGCTGGGAGGGCCCCTGgcacctgctctgccctgccctgcaagggacccaggttcgagtccccccaCTGCAGCACATGGGGGTGTTTGGGTTACCGGGTGAGGTTTgggtgctgtctctccctctctgcctctgaaaaaaaaaggtcagctaggagtggtgaagccccagagaggACCCCCCAAAAAAGATAAATAACCGAAAAGAAAACGCAGAAATGAGGTGGAGAttgactgcataatggttatgcaaagagactttcatgtgtgaggctctgaagtcccaggttcaatcccccgcaccaccataaaccagaggtgagcagtgctctggtttgaaaaagaaagaaaggatgaaaaagcAAACACAGAAACCAGCAATGGGAGAAGTCTGCCAGGGCGGGGCCCCAGTGGgtgactcctccccctccccctcccccctgcattCCAGAAAGAGAGCCGGAAGCAGAGTGTCCTCCAGGGCCCTTCCAGCACCCCTCCCTGGGGGGCCAGGGGAGGGGGACACCATTCCTCACTCTCCCTCCACTCCCACCTCTATGCCTGCAGCCAGGAGCATCCTGACCCCTCCCTGATGCTCCCCggaagtgtgtgtgttgggggtggtggtgagggggggcTTCCCTCTGGTGCCAGGCTGAAGCCTGCTTCCAAGCATGTGGGGTTCTTATCCAGATGCCCTCAGGGTTTGGGGCGGCCAGCTGCCATGTTATTGGCAGATCTTTGGGGGTCCTGCCAATATGAGAGGCCAGTCTTGGCAGTATGAGGAAGCTGGCATTTGGAGACCCCCTCCCTAGGGCAACCTAGATGTGTCCTGGAGGCTCACCGTGGGTAGTCGAGgatagagcttcccccagtgctggagtATTCCCAAGTGGTACCAGGGCTCGAATTAGAGCTGTACACATGCCATGTGCTCTACCCTGTGAGCTGtttctccatcctctctccagaTGTCTCAACACTCTTTCTCTGTCCAGCTTCTTCCAGACAGGCCCCAGGCTTGGGGGTACTGCTTATATCTGGAGccctgggtggggtgggtgggggatttCCAATGGCTCTTTCCTGCCACCTGGAGCCTCGCCCCTCCAGAGAACCCAGACTAGAAAATACTTTTCCCAAAGACCAACGGGTAAACTGAGGCACAGTTCAGGCCACCCAGAGTGGCCCTTTCCCCAGCCAGTCAGGAAGAGGGAggtggaatgggggtggggagaggggtgtctgggggctcgagcctggtgGACAGGGGCTGGGCCAGGCCAGAGCTGGCGCCTGGTTCCACCGTTTCCTTGACAACCAGCTGTCAGGTCGCTGTGAGGCTCCCCAGATGCAGCCCCTCTGCCCCTTCTCCATCCAGGGAGGGGGCTGCCTTCTGGGTGGCAGCTGAGTGTGGGAGAGGGTCTTACCCATCCGTCCCCACCCTGCCCTGGAGTGGGGTGGTccctggagctggggggggggggctcggttTCCCTtcctgaggtgggggtggggacagtagGGCTGGTGTAAGGAAGGATATGGCAGGAAGGGGCAGGCTAGGCCTCCCCAAGGTGAatgtccccctgcccccccaggcCCATGCTCACCTACCGGGTGGACGCCGACAAGGGCTTCAACTTCTCAGTGGGCGATGACGCCTTTGTGTGCCAGAAGAAGAACCACTTCCAGGTCACTGTGTACATCGGTCTGCTGGGCGAGCCAAAGTACGTCAAGACCCCCGACGGCCTCAAGCCCCTCGACTGCTTCTACCTGAAACTCCACGGCGTGAAGGCAGGCAGGGCTTGGGGGAGGCTGGGGACCCTGACAGAGGGGACCCCCCATACACGGGGAGACCCCACATGTTCCAGGACCACTGCCCTCCCAGGAAAGTCTAGACTCCCCCACACACCTCTGCTCCCTTCaagcctctcttttcttttctcttcttttttgcctccagttatcactggggcttggcgacAGAACTACGAataactgctcctggtggccattctttccattttattggataggacagagagaaatggagagaggagggaaagagaggaaggcagaaagacagacaactgcagacctgcttcactgctttatgaagcatcccccctgcaggtggggagctgggggctcaaacccacatctttgcttgggtccttgcccttagtattatgtgtgcttaaccagaagtgccactgcccagtcccctgtcctCTGTTCCTTTCTCTGCCTGGAACCTACAGTCTGGGCCCACCCTCCCCTCAGCCAATACCTCTCACTGGGTAGGCTGCCTGCATTGCTAttcagaggacccaggttcaagcccgctgCACCCCATGGAGGAAACTTCGGCCTTGTGGtatctccaaataaataaaaggcagccAGGGATACCTCAGTGGActgagtattggactctcaagcaggaggtcccaggtttgaggcctGCCTCCTCCCtttcactaataagtaaataaatctaaaaaataacaaacagggggaggtgggggctgggggtgcatcttgttaagtgcacatgctagtTGTTTGAGTacgcaggtttaagcccccagtacccacctacccacctgtagggggaaaggttTCATGAGTAGGGCTACcagtgcctctctgtttctctccctttcgatttcccttacttctctctcttttttttctaccctatcaaataaaatcaataacaaaaaacaaaaaagtgccTTCAGATAGTGAAATCACTCACGTTCAAGGCATATACTGGCCAAACTGCTTGCCTCGATAGCTCATTGCTTTGCCGTGCACACAGCTGagggcccagcccagccccaccacactggaggaggcCTGAGTGCTTTGGTTTCTGAccttctctgtctttgtttcctcctctttctttcatcctttattattttttttaactgctcagcactggcttatggtggtgctggggattgaacctgttctgtctcaggcatgaaagtctttttgcataactgataTGAtgtttctctagccctctgtctctgtctctctgccaggATGGTACAATCCTAGCAATGATgggagggaaatatatatagtgattttttttaagtcccaCTGTTCCTCACCCTTCTGTGAACTGCCTCACTGTTTCACCCCCAAAATGGGTTCTGTGCCCACCTGCCTTCCCCCTAGGCCTCCCTTCAGAAATGGGGCTCTAGGACCCTAGTTCCCCAGGTCACAATCTAGAGGTCCCTTGCTTCAcctcaccctgcaccctgcatccTGTCTGTTCTCTGGCctgcccccctcctctctttccctctgtacccCGCTCCCTTAGGCTTCTGGCTTGTGGTGTCAGGGCTAGGGCTGGTGGAGGGGTTCTGAGGACATGAGAAAGATGGGGACAGTGAGAGAGACGGGGACAGTGTTTGCAGAGGTTGATTTTAGGGGGTGTACTTCCATCAGAGAAGGTACCTGAGCCCCTGGGGAGTGAAGTGGGGACAGATGGTGCCTAGATTTCCTCATGAGCTCCAGCAGGTAGGCctgagtggggagctggggtcctgAGCTGCCACTGCACCCGGCTTCCCACAGCTGGAAGCCCTGAACCAGTCCATCAACATCGAACAGTCCCAGTCAGACCGGAGCAAGCGGCCCTTCAACCCTGTCACGTGAGCAGCTCTGTGGGATGGTTGGGGGGGGCTGTACTGGGAGCCACAGTGCCCACTCCCCACACACTCCAGACCTGGGTGTCTCCTTGCAGGGTCAACCTGCCCCCTGAGCAGGTGACAAAGGTAACGGTGGGACGACTTCACTTCAGCGAGACCACAGCCAATAACATGCGCAAGAAAGGCAAGCCCAATCCGGACCAGAGGTGAGCCCCCCTAGTCAGACACCATCCTGACTCCCGTGCAGGGACAGACATGTGACAGAGGTGACCTGAGACTCTGAGTCTTCAACTGACAGACAAACAGATGGGCCAGCATCTATCTGTTTAtttacaagaacactgctcagctctagttcacAGTggagctggggagtgaacctcggacctcagagtcttaggcattaaAGGCtttctgcatcaccattatgctgtctcccaggcacTTGAAGCAGCTTCCAGAAGGCTCACTCTGGTAGCTTCTTCCATGTCATCCTGGGCAGCGTCCGCCCCCTGGTGGACACACGGGCCCCTACACCAGTGGGGCCCCGGGATCTCGGAGGGCCTAGTGGGCAGTTTTGTGCACTGGATGACAGGCCTGGGCACAGTGGCtaggggaggggtgtgtgtgtgtgtgtgtgtgtgtgtgtgtgtgtgtgtgtgtgtgtgtgtggtgtcctgCCTTTCGTGGCTCTAAtatcctcgtgtgtgtgtgtgtgtgtgtgtgtgtgtgtgtgtgtgtgtgtggtgtcctgCCTTTCGTGGCTCTAATATCCTCGTGTGCCCCAGGTACTTCATGCTGGTGGTGGCCCTGCAGGCGCATGCGCAGAACCAGAACTACACGCTGGCCGCCCAGATCTCCGAGCGCATCATCGTGAGGGTGAGTGCTACCCCTGCCAAGGCCTAAGTGGCCTCCCCAGACCTAGGAGTCAcgtccccctccaaaaaaaaaaaaaaaacaaacacctgggGAGCTTGGAgctgagtttgctgagcactGGCTGTGTGGCCCCAAACTCTCACCCTCTCTGGGCTGCGGTGTCTAGGTTGCAGGTGGACTTCCAGGATCCCACAAGGGGCTCAGAGTCATCACGCAGAGAGGGGCAGCTTGAGTTGGGGAAGGTGGGGGTGCGGCGCCCTAGCTGGAGCCCTTTTCCTCGGATGCTACAGgtccccacccccctcctccgGGACTAATCCAACTTGGAATCTCGCTCACCAGGCTTCCAACCCAGGCCAGTTTGAGAGTGACAGCGACGTGCTGTGGCAGCGGGCGCAGGTGCCCGACACCGTTTTCCACCACGGCCGTGTGGGCATCAACACGGACCGGCCGGACGAGGCGCTCGTGGTGCACGGCAACGTCAAGGTCATGGGCTCACTCATGCACCCCTCAGACCTGCGGGCCAAGGAACACGTGCAGGAGGTGGGGCGGGGCGAGATCCACTGGGAGGGCGGGGCTGTGGTTGGGCTAATACTCGGAGTTTGTGTGGGCGTGGCTTATGAAGGGCGTAACTGAGTGGCGAATGGGTGGCTTATGGGCGTGGCCGACTGGCGAGGCGGGGTTGTGGTTGGGTGAGGTGCGCGTGGTCCCCGGAGGGTGTTTGGGCGAGGGTACAGAGTGGGGCGGGGCTTTGCGTGGGCGTGGCTACATGAGGGGGGAGCCTTGGGCAGAGCTTGCGTGGGCGTGGCTGCGCCATACGGGGGCGGGGCCGGACCTTGTTCCCGTGTGAGTGGGGTTATACTCAGGGGACCCGGTGTGGGCGGGGTCATGTGTGGGCGTGGGCGGGTTACTGCACTGCCCGGGAAGGACCAGCGGGAGACAGACCTTGGACCTCAGTAACAGTGTTCCCCCTGCCACTACAGCCTCCGGCCTGCCAGCTGGGCTCCGTGCAGGAGAGGGATTCAGTCTTGACCCTGCCCTCCCCGCCCCTCCACGCAGGTAGACACCACGGAGCAGCTGAAGCGGATCTCGCGCATGCGGCTGGTGCACTACAGATACAAGCCCGAGTTTGCAGCCAGCGCGGGCATCGAGGCTACGACGCCAGAGACTGGTAGGGGCCGTGGAGCCAGTCACCTCAGCTCCCATATGCCCGCCCCATCACAGGCCTGCCACCCCGCTCCAGGCTCCTGTTACACCGCCTCTGGGAAGCCTGCCTTCCAAGAAGCCGTTACTCCTCGTGCCCCCACTGCCAGTGAAGTCTAGGAATAGGGGCACAGAGTCCTCAGCCCCCTAGAGGAATCCCTAGTCCAACCTCACCTTCTCCTGGGATTCTTACTCCTAGGACACCGTGCCCCTCCCGCCTCCCAACTCAGGGAACCCCACATATCTCTAGCCCCCAAAGCTTCCCACCTAGAGCTTTGAATTACAATGCTGGGgctgtcccctctcctcccccacacGTGGCCTGGCCCCTCCCAGGTGTCATCGCACAGGAGGTCAAGGAGATCCTGCCCGAGGCGGTGAAGGACACTGGAGATGTGGTTTTTGCCAATGGGAAAACCATAGAGAACTTCCTGGTGGTGAACAAGGTGGGGGACATCTgaagggacaccaggggcagAAGGAGTGGCCTGCTGGAGGCATTGTCCCCTATGTAGAGGGCGCACTGATGCAGGGGGCAACAGCTGTCCAGCCTCTTCTGCTGCCAGCCAAGCCCTGTCCCTACACCACAGGGAGTGTGCAAGCactggcggggggcggggggtagACAGAAGTGCCTCAGTCTGTGGGGCTGTGATTACTAGGAGAGCCTTGCTGAGGGTCCCACCCACCCGGGTCCCACCCACCCGCAGCCCCTCAAGAAGAGAGAAGCAATAGTGAGGCTGGCCCAGGTTGACtgtgcccccatccccaccccgcaGGAGCGGATCTTCATGGAGAACGTGGGCGCCGTCAAGGAGCTGTGCAAACTCACGGACAACCTGGAGACTCGAATTGATGAGCTGGAGCGTTGGAGTCACCGGCTGGCCAAGCTGCGGCGCCTGGACAGCCTCAAGTCCACGGGCAGCTCGGGTGCCTTCAGGTGGGGGGGGCAAAATGGGTGGGGGGACATGGGGAGGCCAGAGCCCCTCCCAGGGCCACCTCTGACCGTGGCCTTCTTGCTGCAGCCACGCCGGGAGCCAGTTCAGCCGGGCAGGTAGTGTCCTCCACAAGAAGAGGCCCCCCAAGATGGCCAGCAAGGTGAGGGTGGACAGATCAGGGCTGGGAGAAGGGgggtctctggggagggggcTTCTCGTTCTCCTTGTCTCCTTCTCTGGGCGCCAGGGGCCCCTCCTGAACCAGACCTCTCTCTGGTTTCCCCTCCACACTGCATCCAGCCAGCCTCTGTGGCCCCGGACCAGGCCTGTGTCAGTCATCGCTTCCTGAAGGGCACCATCATTGCCCTGGTGGTGGTCATGGCCTTCAGGTGATggtgggggggcaggaaggaCCCTGCAGACCAGGAGACCAAGTGGCAGAGTGAGTGGGGGTGCTCCAGGGCCAGGCCTGGCTCTGACATGGCCCTTCTTGCGGCCCCCAGCGTGCTGTCCATGTCCACCCTGTACGTTCTGAGCCTGCGCAATGAGGAGGACGTGATGGAGGCAGATGGGTAAGCCCTGGGGCCCGAGCTGTCTCCTCTGATGGGGTTTGCTTAAAGTGGGGGACTTGTGGGATAGCAAGGGGTCCTCCAGGAGGCTGGACAATCCATGCTgctttttttttagggggggggatagagacagagaaattaagagggaagggggggaatcaagagagagaaagagatacctccagttcgacttcactgctcatggagctttcttcctgcaggtggggactggggcttgaacccaggtcctcgtgcatagtaacatgctctaTCAGGCGCTTCTCCTAGCTCATGTTTTTTTGTCTGCTCTGTTGCTCTAGACGGCTGGACACCCCTCCCCCTGAAATTCAGCTGGtggagtgggggtagggggtgggggacagtgtGGGTGTTGAGCACTGCCACCTACTGTCACCCTCAGCTCCTGGGCTGTCTCtgactgtgtctctctttcctctctctctcctgtgcctgcttccctctttttctctctgctcccCCTTAGCTCTTTGGCCGTGTCCACTTCCTGTCTTCTGGCCCTGCTCCAGCCCCAGCATGCTGGGGGGGGAGAGGCTCTGTGCCCATGGTATGTTTCTGCACTGTGCCCCGGTCTCCTGCCTTTGCCTCTTACCACCCTTCCTCCTGACTCCTCTGGTTTCCCCTGTCCAccaccttcctgccccccccccccactgtgtcccccagcccctctgagCTCAGCCTCTGCTTCCCCAGCAGGTTCAGCCAGAGTTTTGGGACTACTCAGCTCCGACAGGCCCCTGCTCCCACTGGGCTGCCAGGCACCCAGCCCTCCTCGCTCCTGGGTGAGtgctggggtgggagtggagggcTGAGGTGTGGGGAGCTTCCCCTGCCCCAGGCTCACACAGCCTCTGGCTTCCTCAGTCACCCACAGGCTGAGCAGCTCAGCGCCTGggccagccctgcccaccctggaCCTGTGCTCCGGCACCTCCTGCCCCGTGCTCTGCTGTTCCTCTTCCATCCCCAGCCTGGCCACAGCCCGTGGCCTCACCTCCAGCTCTAGCCCTGGCAccagccccagtcccagtccctccACCAGTGCTAACCACTCAGGTATGGCTGTCCTGGGCCCAGAATGGGGTTGTGGTATGACCTGAGACCAGGACAAAATGCCAGAGACTCACTGGTGGGAGGATTCCAGGAACCCAGAATGAGAACACATACgttcccatgctcaaggacccaggttcaggcccaggcggtagcacacctggtaacaaatcacacttattattattatgtttgcctccagggttattgctgggactcggtgcttgcaccacgaatccactgctcctggagaccattttttccccctttgttgtccttgttttatcattgttgtggttattactgttgttgttgccgtcgttggataggacagagagaaatggagagaacaggggagacagagaggaggaaagacagacacctgcagacctgcttcactgcttgtgaagtgactcccctgcaggtggggagccaggggttcgaactgggatccttacgccggtccttgcgcttcgtgccacgtgcacttaacccgctgcgctaccgcccaactcccattattattatcttttaataaaacactttactgtgcacaaggacctgggttcaagaccccaatccccaccagcaggggaaagcttcctgagtggtaaaaGTAGTGCCgctggtatttctttctctctccctctgtctctccctcccctctcaatttctcagtgtcccgtcaaagaaagtaaaaaaatgtgtgtgtgtgtgtgtagtgaggtTGGGGATATTCCCCCATAGGGACTCTGAGAACCAGGGAGATGGAGCACAGAGTCTGCACAGCAGGTCCTAGGTTCGATCCTTGAAACCTCCCACAGCCAGAGCAAAGTCAGAGAGAACAAAGGGATAGAGTCACCTGGGGACAACCAGGGACATCTCTTACCCTGTCCCCCTGCTTCTGCTCACAGGTCCCAGCCACACAGCCCTGCTGCCGGTCACCAACATCAGAGCTAAATCCTGGGGCATCTCGGCCAATGGCATCGGCCACTCCCGGCACTCCAAGGGCCTGGAGCCTGTGGCCAGCCCCATGGTCCCCTTCCCTGGGGGGCAGGGCAAAGCCAAGAGCAGCCCCAGCCTCAGCTTCCATGGCCGGGCCCGACGAGGAGCTCCCCAGCCGAGCCCCGGCCCTGCCCAGTCTACCCATGGCCAGTCAGGTACACTCCCGGCCACCCCACCCTTCCTCCCGGCCCAGCGAGGTCCACTTCAGCCATGTCTCCTGGTGCTGTGTGTAACCATGTGCCCTGACCCCCAGGCTCACGGACCTGGAAACGAAGCCCAGTGACAAGGCTCTGGATGTGAGGGGTTGGGGGGCAAGCAGCTCGGTGTCTGGGTAGGACACTCAGTTTAGGCTGAGGCAGACAGGTAGTCTGGGGAGGCTTCCTGGAGGTGTTGACACTAGAGTCGAGTCCCTGAAATACAGTAGGGGTTTGCCTGGAAGACAATCAGGATGGGCACTTCATGGGGTGTGCCCTGGGTCCTCGTGGGGTTCTGGGCTGTACTCGAGTCCcctgccaccacccccacctccccccaccccacccccagcaggccTGTGTGGTGGCTTCCTCCAGAATGGGCTGCCCGGCTCAGGGAAGAGTAACCAGGGAGTGTCTGGCTGCCTCTGACTAGGGAAGGTTGGGCTGCTTCTCCTTAGCTTCCTGACCCAACAGCTTCTCTCCCTGCAGACGCGGCACCCTCCCTCACCTCCATCCAGGTGCTGGAGAACTTGATGCCCATCACCTCCCAGTACTGTGCTCCTggggacacctgcaggtgggcgggcacgctggggtgggggaggggagtgggtgcAGCTGCAGGCCTCGCCCCTTTGGGGGAAGAACTTCCACTGCAGGGTGGTGCGGACCTTGGGCAGACGGAAGTGGGGGGGCGCAGGGGTGCTGGGGCTGAGGAGCAGGCTTTGCCCCTTCAGGCCCGGGAACGTCACCTACCACATCCCGGTCAGCAGGAGTACCCCACCGCACCTCGGCCTGACGCTGCAGATGAAGTGAGTGTTGGGGGACGGGGTCTCGGGGCTGTGAGTAGTGGGGGCCAGTGGCATCCTTTGCAGACAAGAATTTATTAATGGTGGGGGGAAGCACCAGAGAGTCACCCTGGCATAGGCGacaccggggattgaactgggggacCGTCCACGGGAGAGTCCGGTGCGCTGAGTGTGGTGCGGCTTCCCGAGCGGCTCCTGCTCTGCTTTCAGACTGTGGGGCCAGGAGGGGGCGCGGAGGGTTACGGAACCCCACACCCTGCTTACTGGGCCTCCCCCCAGCTCCTCGTCCCCCGTGTCAGTGGCACTGTGCAGCTTGACGTCGCAGGAGCCATGTGAGGAGGGGGCTGAGCTGTCCAGCCTGCAGGCCCAGCCAGACACCCAGGTAGGGGTGGCGCACCCATGGACACCCAGTGCCCACCGAGGGGATTCCTTGCACTCCTGTCTGTGCTCACTCCACAGGATTCGGGGAGCATGCGGAGGGCCCCCATCCCAGGCCCTGTGTTGGGCCCTGCTGTGGGCTGCCCACAGCCAGGGAGGCGTGTGAAAAGCTCAGGCAGAGGGTGGAGTGGGAAGCAGCCCCCCAAGGAAGCCATCCCCCCTTCCCAGCTGCACACAGAGGGGGAGCCTCTTAGGTAAAGAGGGGCTGGCCTGCTGTGCTCTGGCTTTAGAGCTCAGGTCTTGCTCACAAGGGGAGAGCCCCAGCCCTGCCACCAGTCCACTGTGAGATTTGGATCAATTTTAACCAGAgtgctctcagctctggcttctggtggtggtggggattgaacctgggacctcaggcatgagaatctttttgcatcaccGTTATTAATTCTCTCTTCCCAGCAGCCCCCCGCCCCATTTGTCTTCAGGCCAGAGCTGTGTCCTTGAGTATAAGTAGCACTCCTCTCAGGGATGTGTGCCTGAGGGGTCAGTGAGCTACTACGCCTAGAATCTCATGGGGGGAGTGGGGTGCTGCTGGGCTGGAGGGGCTGCCTGACCCCCCAACCCCCTCTCCAGGGCACCTCCCACCACTGGCCGGTCACCATCCTGCCCTTCCGAGACTTCACCTACCACTTCCAGGTGGCACTGCTGGTGAGTAGGGAGTAGGGACACTGCCCCCTGCCCCAGCTGCCCCCATCCATGCATCAGTGGGTTTGGGGGAGGCCACAGTAACAGCCTTGGGTCTGATGTAGGGGTGATGGAAAGGGGGACCCCCTCCTGCACCTGGGCCTCTGGGATTCCTCGGCCCCCCTCACCTCTGCCCCCCCACCCAGGGTCAGGCCAACTGCAGCACCGAGGCCCGGGTCCATCCGGCCACCGACTACTACTTCCGTTTCTACCGCCTGTGCGACTGAGCAGACACAGCCAGACACACGGACGCCCATGACACTGGAAGTCCTCACACTGGAGCTGCTGTTCCTGGGgttgtcccctcagggtcccAGCCCCCCTTCCCTGTTGCTCCTAGACCTGCGGGCGGCCTGGGCTGAGCCCTAGGACTTGGCCAGACCCTGGGGTCAGTAGAGGGCGGGGCGACCTCACCCCTGAAGCTGCTTATTGGGGGGTAGCTAGAAGCGGAATTTTGGGGTTTGACTGTTACGCTGGACTTGGACTCGTGAGCTTTAATCACGGCCTTGGGGCCTCTCCTTCCTGGGGCCCGACTCCTGGGAGCC carries:
- the MYRF gene encoding myelin regulatory factor isoform X1; its protein translation is MEVVDETEALQRFFEGHDINGALEPSNLDTSILEEYISKEDASDLCFPDISAPASATSFPHGQPALPGSSGVHHLSPPGPGPSPGHHGPLPPPSYSAPLNCNNNNGLGAPKPFLGGTGPPIKAEPKAPYAPGTLPDSPPDSGSEAYSPPQVNDPHLLRTITPESLCHVGVPSRLEHPPPPPAHLPGPPPPPPPPPHYPVLQRELYMKAEPPLPPYTTMGQGLVPPDLHHSPQTQMLHQLLQHGAELPTHPAKKRKHSESPPNTLNAQMRSGFIKQEPGTAAALAAHPAHAPSPPWAPQGPLSPGPLPLSIARVQTPPWHPPGAPSPGLLQDSDSLSGSYLDPNYQSIKWQPHQQNKWASLYDANYKELPMLTYRVDADKGFNFSVGDDAFVCQKKNHFQVTVYIGLLGEPKYVKTPDGLKPLDCFYLKLHGVKLEALNQSINIEQSQSDRSKRPFNPVTVNLPPEQVTKVTVGRLHFSETTANNMRKKGKPNPDQRYFMLVVALQAHAQNQNYTLAAQISERIIVRASNPGQFESDSDVLWQRAQVPDTVFHHGRVGINTDRPDEALVVHGNVKVMGSLMHPSDLRAKEHVQEVDTTEQLKRISRMRLVHYRYKPEFAASAGIEATTPETGVIAQEVKEILPEAVKDTGDVVFANGKTIENFLVVNKERIFMENVGAVKELCKLTDNLETRIDELERWSHRLAKLRRLDSLKSTGSSGAFSHAGSQFSRAGSVLHKKRPPKMASKPASVAPDQACVSHRFLKGTIIALVVVMAFSVLSMSTLYVLSLRNEEDVMEADGSLAVSTSCLLALLQPQHAGGGEALCPCRFSQSFGTTQLRQAPAPTGLPGTQPSSLLVTHRLSSSAPGPALPTLDLCSGTSCPVLCCSSSIPSLATARGLTSSSSPGTSPSPSPSTSANHSGPSHTALLPVTNIRAKSWGISANGIGHSRHSKGLEPVASPMVPFPGGQGKAKSSPSLSFHGRARRGAPQPSPGPAQSTHGQSDAAPSLTSIQVLENLMPITSQYCAPGDTCRPGNVTYHIPVSRSTPPHLGLTLQMNSSSPVSVALCSLTSQEPCEEGAELSSLQAQPDTQGTSHHWPVTILPFRDFTYHFQVALLGQANCSTEARVHPATDYYFRFYRLCD
- the MYRF gene encoding myelin regulatory factor isoform X4: MEVVDETEALQRFFEGHDINGALEPSNLDTSILEEYISKEDASDLCFPDISAPASATSFPHGQPALPGSSGVHHLSPPGPGPSPGHHGPLPPPSYSAPLNCNNNNGLGAPKPFLGGTGPPIKAEPKAPYAPGTLPDSPPDSGSEAYSPPQVNDPHLLRTITPESLCHVGVPSRLEHPPPPPAHLPGPPPPPPPPPHYPVLQRELYMKAEPPLPPYTTMGQGLVPPDLHHSPQTQMLHQLLQHGAELPTHPAKKRKHSESPPNTLNAQMRSGFIKQEPGTAAALAAHPAHAPSPPWAPQGPLSPGPLPLSIARVQTPPWHPPGAPSPGLLQDSDSLSGSYLDPNYQSIKWQPHQQNKWASLYDANYKELPMLTYRVDADKGFNFSVGDDAFVCQKKNHFQVTVYIGLLGEPKYVKTPDGLKPLDCFYLKLHGVKLEALNQSINIEQSQSDRSKRPFNPVTVNLPPEQVTKVTVGRLHFSETTANNMRKKGKPNPDQRYFMLVVALQAHAQNQNYTLAAQISERIIVRASNPGQFESDSDVLWQRAQVPDTVFHHGRVGINTDRPDEALVVHGNVKVMGSLMHPSDLRAKEHVQEVDTTEQLKRISRMRLVHYRYKPEFAASAGIEATTPETGVIAQEVKEILPEAVKDTGDVVFANGKTIENFLVVNKERIFMENVGAVKELCKLTDNLETRIDELERWSHRLAKLRRLDSLKSTGSSGAFSHAGSQFSRAGSVLHKKRPPKMASKPASVAPDQACVSHRFLKGTIIALVVVMAFSVLSMSTLYVLSLRNEEDVMEADGFSQSFGTTQLRQAPAPTGLPGTQPSSLLVTHRLSSSAPGPALPTLDLCSGTSCPVLCCSSSIPSLATARGLTSSSSPGTSPSPSPSTSANHSGPSHTALLPVTNIRAKSWGISANGIGHSRHSKGLEPVASPMVPFPGGQGKAKSSPSLSFHGRARRGAPQPSPGPAQSTHGQSDAAPSLTSIQVLENLMPITSQYCAPGDTCRPGNVTYHIPVSRSTPPHLGLTLQMNSSSPVSVALCSLTSQEPCEEGAELSSLQAQPDTQGTSHHWPVTILPFRDFTYHFQVALLGQANCSTEARVHPATDYYFRFYRLCD
- the MYRF gene encoding myelin regulatory factor isoform X5, which encodes MEVVDETEALQRFFEGHDINGALEPSNLDTSILEEYISKEDASDLCFPDISAPASATSFPHGQPALPGSSGVHHLSPPGPGPSPGHHGPLPPPSYSAPLNCNNNNGLGAPKPFLGGTGPPIKAEPKAPYAPGTLPDSPPDSGSEAYSPPQVNDPHLLRTITPESLCHVGVPSRLEHPPPPPAHLPGPPPPPPPPPHYPVLQRELYMKAEPPLPPYTTMGQGLVPPDLHHSPQTQMLHQLLQHGAELPTHPAKKRKHSESPPNTLNAQMRSGFIKQEPGTAAALAAHPAHAPSPPWAPQGPLSPGPLPLSIARVQTPPWHPPGAPSPGLLQDSDSLSGSYLDPNYQSIKWQPHQQNKWASLYDANYKELPMLTYRVDADKGFNFSVGDDAFVCQKKNHFQVTVYIGLLGEPKYVKTPDGLKPLDCFYLKLHGVKLEALNQSINIEQSQSDRSKRPFNPVTVNLPPEQVTKVTVGRLHFSETTANNMRKKGKPNPDQRYFMLVVALQAHAQNQNYTLAAQISERIIVRASNPGQFESDSDVLWQRAQVPDTVFHHGRVGINTDRPDEALVVHGNVKVMGSLMHPSDLRAKEHVQEVDTTEQLKRISRMRLVHYRYKPEFAASAGIEATTPETGVIAQEVKEILPEAVKDTGDVVFANGKTIENFLVVNKERIFMENVGAVKELCKLTDNLETRIDELERWSHRLAKLRRLDSLKSTGSSGAFSHAGSQFSRAGSVLHKKRPPKMASKPASVAPDQACVSHRFLKGTIIALVVVMAFSVLSMSTLYVLSLRNEEDVMEADGSLAVSTSCLLALLQPQHAGGGEALCPCRFSQSFGTTQLRQAPAPTGLPGTQPSSLLGPSHTALLPVTNIRAKSWGISANGIGHSRHSKGLEPVASPMVPFPGGQGKAKSSPSLSFHGRARRGAPQPSPGPAQSTHGQSDAAPSLTSIQVLENLMPITSQYCAPGDTCRPGNVTYHIPVSRSTPPHLGLTLQMNSSSPVSVALCSLTSQEPCEEGAELSSLQAQPDTQGTSHHWPVTILPFRDFTYHFQVALLGQANCSTEARVHPATDYYFRFYRLCD